A genome region from Camelina sativa cultivar DH55 chromosome 10, Cs, whole genome shotgun sequence includes the following:
- the LOC104720353 gene encoding pentatricopeptide repeat-containing protein At1g63080, mitochondrial-like — MLFRLYHPTNVGGGAKPCRRLVSSLSSIFQSNTKRSKLELLVYHQCKTGKLNLEDALLYFDKLLQTKPIPLIDTFNHLFGSMMKLQGSKEVVSMYKRMLRHEEGVVIEPDLCTLNILINVFRHLKQFDSGFCVLSDMIKRGFEPDLVTADSLVLCLCSQGRVIDALQVFDKMSQRGVKVDASLYASLIVKLCEIGETGVALGLHRRMIASGCKSDVVIYSFVIGSFIRNRSLDEAMEVFEEMTASGVSPDILAFRMIIIALSSSGRFNEALKYFDEMIAQGISPDLFIYNSFISGLCKAGLWDDATEMIKEMVSKGVSPDVYTYNILIHRLCKVSKVNEAIDIYDLMINRGPEPIVETYHSLLDGLFKGCKLTDATELFKLMRHRVVRLDVVTYNIMISGYCKNGKIEEAVQLIREMDCKGLKADTYTYAALIHVVNQAGDSEVAKEVVDAICKSDCSPSIQQYGVLIDCLVKKEYLEGARRLLRRMEREGKRLCDASYTTLIHGLSQAGNWDFAQEIFYATGHTPNINHFGALIDGMMKNGKVADAKRLFDEIPDKGLVPDVITYNIMIGGYCKYGKLEEAIDIFRRMTCEGLKPDNYTYTSFIHASCLAGDVDAAQGIFNAIWKSGHSPDIYQFNALISGLIKNGKLEDAKRLFGEIPNMGLVADVVTYNIIIDALCKHKMLSEARALFFELEPKGCSPDSVSFNTIISGFLEENKVKDAVLLLQSMLDRKFTPNDGAKGRLRRLLARADGRKTLQPLLDTYGKNIFE, encoded by the coding sequence ATGCTCTTCCGCTTATATCATCCGACGAACGTCGGAGGAGGAGCCAAACCTTGCCGTCGCTTAGTCTCGTCACTATCTTCCATTTTTCAATCGAACACCAAAAGAAGCAAACTTGAACTTCTGGTGTACCATCAATGCAAGACTGGTAAACTAAACCTTGAAGATGCTCTGCTTTACTTCGACAAGCTTCTACAGACAAAACCCATTCCTTTGATTGATACTTTCAATCACTTGTTCGGTTCAATGATGAAGCTTCAAGGATCTAAAGAAGTGGTTTCGATGTATAAGAGGATGTTGAGACACGAGGAGGGTGTTGTCATCGAGCCTGATTTGTGTACtttgaatattttgattaaCGTGTTTCGCCATCTGAAGCAATTTGATTCTGGGTTTTGTGTTCTGAGTGATATGATTAAAAGAGGGTTTGAGCCTGATTTGGTAACAGCTGACAGTTTGGTGCTTTGTTTGTGTTCTCAAGGGAGAGTGATTGATGCACTTCAAGTGTTTGATAAAATGTCTCAGAGAGGTGTTAAGGTTGATGCTTCTCTCTACGCTAGTCTTATTGTTAAGCTCTGTGAGATTGGCGAGACTGGTGTTGCTCTAGGTTTGCATAGAAGGATGATTGCTTCCGGTTGTAAGAGTGATGTGGTTATCTACAGTTTCGTAATCGGCTCTTTCATTAGGAACAGGTCACTCGACGAAGCTATGGAAGTGTTTGAAGAGATGACTGCGAGTGGAGTTTCTCCTGATATTTTGGCTTTTAGGATGATCATTATTGCACTGAGTAGCTCCGGGAGGTTTAACGAGGCGCTTAAATATTTCGATGAGATGATTGCTCAAGGGATCTCTCCTGATCTGTTCATTTACAACTCTTTCATCTCTGGTTTATGCAAAGCGGGTTTGTGGGACGATGCTACAGAGATGATCAAGGAAATGGTGAGCAAAGGTGTATCACCTGATGTTTACACTTACAATATTTTGATACATCGCCTTTGCAAAGTCAGTAAGGTGAATGAAGCgattgatatatatgacttaatGATCAATCGAGGTCCGGAGCCCATCGTAGAAACATATCACTCTCTGTTGGATGGTCTGTTTAAAGGGTGTAAGCTTACGGACGCAACTGAATTGTTCAAATTGATGAGGCATCGCGTCGTTAGGCTTGATGTTGTTACTTACAATATAATGATCAGTGGCTATTGCAAGAATGGAAAAATTGAGGAAGCTGTCCAGCTTATAAGAGAAATGGATTGTAAAGGGTTGAAAGCAGATACTTATACATACGCAGCATTAATCCACGTTGTTAACCAAGCTGGAGATTCAGAAGTCGCTAAAGAAGTCGTCGATGCAATATGCAAGTCTGATTGCTCTCCAAGCATACAACAGTACGGTGTTCTCATTGACTGTTTggttaaaaaagaatatttagaAGGAGCAAGAAGACTGTTAAGACGAATGGAACGTGAGGGGAAGAGACTGTGCGATGCTTCATACACGACACTAATACATGGTTTAAGCCAGGCAGGAAACTGGGACTTCGctcaagaaatcttttatgCAACTGGTCATACTCCAAACATAAACCATTTCGGTGCTCTCATCGATGGTATGATGAAAAATGGAAAAGTGGCTGACGCAAAGAGACTTTTTGATGAGATCCCAGACAAGGGTTTGGTGCCTGATGTCATTACGTACAATATTATGATTGGTGGCTATTGCAAGTATGGGAAACTAGAAGAAGCCATTGACATTTTCAGACGAATGACATGTGAGGGGCTGAAACCAGATAATTATACATACACTTCATTTATACATGCTTCTTGCCTAGCTGGGGATGTAGATGCCGCGCAAGGAATCTTCAATGCAATATGGAAGTCTGGTCATTCTCCTGACATATATCAGTTCAATGCTCTAATCAGTGGTCTGATAAAAAATGGGAAACTGGAGGACGCAAAGAGACTCTTTGGTGAAATCCCAAACATGGGATTGGTGGCAGATGTCGTAACGTACAACATAATTATTGATGCCCTCTGCAAACATAAGATGCTATCAGAAGCCAGAGCATTGTTCTTTGAATTAGAGCCAAAGGGTTGCTCACCTGATTCTGTTTCGTTCAACACTATTATATCTGGCTTCCTTGAAGAGAACAAGGTTAAAGATGCAGTTCTGCTTCTTCAGAGCATGCTCGATAGGAAATTTACCCCAAACGATGGTGCTAAAGGCAGGCTGCGTCGACTTCTTGCTCGTGCTGATGGACGTAAAACACTTCAGCCACTTCTAGACACTTACGGGAAGAACATTTTCGAGTGA